The nucleotide sequence CCTCGGCCGGGTTGTCGCAGCGGTTCCGACGCCCGTCCTGGGCGGCGCCGGCGTCGTGCTGTTCGGTACGGTGGCAGCCAGCGGTATCCGTACCCTGGCCAAGGTCGAGTACAAGAACAACATGAACCTGATCATCGTTGCCGCTTCCATTGGCTTCGGCATGATCCCCATTGCGGCACCGAAGTTCTACGACCAGTTCCCCTCCTGGTTCTCCACGATCTTCCACTCCGGCATCAGCTCCGCTGCGGTCATGGCGATCATCCTGAACATCCTCTTCAACCACTTCAAGGCCGGCAACTCGGACAACCAGTCGGTGTTCGTCGCGGGCACGGACCGGATCGTCAGCGAAGAGGACATCAAGTGCCTCAGCGAAGGCGACCGCTTCGAAAACGGCAAGCTGATCGACGCGGACGGCAACGAAGTTCCGCTCAAGACATCCAGCGCGTCAGAGCACTAGCTCCGGTCCGCAGATGACAAAAGGCGGCAGTGTTTCCTTGGGGGACACTGCCGCCTTTTTGTCGCCTGGGCGGAAGGTACGACGACTGCACTCGCCTTTGCGGCTCGGTCACCTGGCTGCTCAAAGACCTCGCCGAAATGGCAAAAGATGGCAATGCTCCTGGGGCAAAGTCAATTGGTGGGAGCAACGCTGGGGGTTAGGCCGCTTGTAGCAGCTGGTTTAGCCGGTTGGCTGGGGTCTCGAGGTTCAGTGTTGGTCTGGGGCGGCGGTTGAGTTTCGCTGCGACCAGGCGGATGTCCTCGGGGGTGTGCACTGAAAGGTCAGTGCCTTTCTCGAACCAGAACCGCAGGAGCCGGTTGGTGTTTTCGTTGGTGCCGCGCTGCCAGGGCGAGTGCGGGTCGCAGAAGTACATCGTCGTATCGAGAGCGGTCTGGATTTTTGCGTAGTCGGCCAGTTCGGTGCCGCGGTCCCAGGTGATCGACCGGCGCAGGTGATCCGGGAGGGAGGCCATCTCCCGGATCATCGCGGCGGCAACGGTTTCCGCGGTGTGGTCCCCTGGCAGGTGCAGCAGGATCGTGAACCGGGTTGAGCGTTCCACCAAGGTTCCGATCGCTGTCCCGTTGGCGCCGATGATGAGGTCACCTTCCCAATGCCCGGGCACTGCCCGGTCCTGGACCTCGGCGGGACGTTGGCTGATCTTGAAGGCCTCTTTATAGGGGCTGTTGGCGCGCCGGTCAGTGCCGTGGGGGATGCGTTGTTTGCGTTTCAGGCTGAGCTTTTCGGCCAGGTCCGCCCGCAGGTTCCCGCGGGTTTGGACGT is from Paenarthrobacter nicotinovorans and encodes:
- a CDS encoding IS30 family transposase encodes the protein MVKLFPKAARTEFLDLVCAGMPVRTAARRVGAVHATGHNWWVQSGLMMTVNRGATGGLADPAPSVGGPGRALGLEERGMIQMGVRVGLSYAKIGALIGRDKSVVWREVKRHTSADGKYYASVAHAKAHQDRRRPKPFRLAKDEGLCRLVGVWMDDGWSPKLISSMLAYYFGDDQTMQVSHETIYQALYVQTRGNLRADLAEKLSLKRKQRIPHGTDRRANSPYKEAFKISQRPAEVQDRAVPGHWEGDLIIGANGTAIGTLVERSTRFTILLHLPGDHTAETVAAAMIREMASLPDHLRRSITWDRGTELADYAKIQTALDTTMYFCDPHSPWQRGTNENTNRLLRFWFEKGTDLSVHTPEDIRLVAAKLNRRPRPTLNLETPANRLNQLLQAA